The genome window TCAAATAATTCTTCTTAAAATAAGTGGTCCAAGAGGCAGTAATCTGTTGATTGGATACGTCATATACGTTCTTTAATTATCAGCTGTATGGTTGTGAAGTCACACTCCACAGGGCAGTTGCTTGTGTCCTATTAATGTAATTTGAGACCCTTCTCTTATTTCTATTCCCAGATGACATAATAGATCAGGACACAGTTtaacattgattttaaaaatttatGTGCATTTTTCCCATATATTCCCAGAtattttgattgattgagttTTTCACTAACCAGAGTGTGTTTTTGGAAACAGTGTTGATCTCTGCTGATCCAGCTGACCAGGAAGATTAGAAGTTTTTAGTCTAACTTAAACCCAAAcctaatatactgtacatgtgacaTGAAGCCTTGTGTGTGATTACTAGTACACACCAAGAAGAGAGACAATGACAAAGGGTTTGGCAAGAGTTTCACATTAAACTAATTGATGGTACATCTAATCGACTAAAACCAGTTGTGATCCTAATGCCAAATGCCTCACTTCCTTGACtcaataacaaaatgaaatatctgcATAGAGATTCTGACAGATAGACATTTTATCTCAGGaaattaaacagtgtgtttctCAAACCATCATTTGAAGATAAGTGAAAGAAACCCGTGCTGTTTTTTCTCTAAGATGATTAGTTCAGTAGGCTGTTATCTGCTCAAACAGTCCCTCCACCGTGCCTCCTTTGTCCAATTTCACCAAGTGATGTCTTTGCATGCTGTTGCCATGGGCACCGCATCAAGGGCCAGATAAGAGGGGGGACACACAATAACCTTCTGTTAGAAGCACCGCAGTGGGCTATAGTGATCAAACACTGCCTCGTGTTCATCTCCTGTCTCACAATATGCCCATAATTAGTGCATCTGCTCCATCGCTGATTCCAAAGCAAATGGATGTTTAAAGGGCACTTGTGTCCATCATTGTGGTTATGTTCAGCcctgcaaaaatgtattgaaaaaatTTTTAAACAGAATTGGTGTTGGATTGAAAGATTGTTGCAAAGCGTAGTAGCACTCTTGGTCCAATATTTGTGAACAAATGTAGTTCTGTGTCTTCCTCTTTGAGTAATTCTCAGAGAACTTTAACGCTGAAAGTTTGCagtattaatcttctcatctcactctcagcaagaaagctgtttccaaaatatcaaactattccttccTCGTCCTCTCTACCAGTGAATAAAACATACAGGCACAGTGAGAAGTTACAGTAGCTTTACCTGTTTTCAtggcaaacaataaaaaatattatataaggCCTTTAATGCACTACAGTGTTGGCTTCACTTAAAATAAACTCGCCCAGACTGTTTCCTGTCACACATATGCTGCTCAGTAAAACAGTAGTGAAGTGTGTGTAACTGAATGAGCTGTAGCGTGTGGTGTGTGTAGATTTCACTGGGAAATTATAGCTGCTGAAGCTGCGTCTCTAATGATGACAATCCGAGGGGGTTGAGTAGGATTGTCTCAGCGTGAGGCTGATTGGATGCCAGGTCCAGACTTGTCTTGACGAGGCAGCGACACAGCAGAGTCAGCAGGAGGAGCTCAGAGGGGAGCCGGACAATCACTGTCCCTCACAGCAGGACATGACAGCATGTACAtatacttcacacacacacacacacacacacacacacacacacacacacacacacacacacacacacacttatactgAACAGCTTTCATAAAACAGCTTATTAGTAGTTGTTTTGGAGGctcaaaatattcaatattaaacaaatttaataaataataatatcatcaaaatacatacagacaaaatatATCTTATGACCTTGAAATGATGCAGAACATGTTTAACACTCAGTTAATCAAATGTTATTTCATCCTCCTTCTGTTCACAGTAGGGGTTTACTGCAGGTAATTCTTATTTAATTCCAGCAAAATggccttttttttccaaagcctGTTTTGATTtcacaattacatttttctcaacTTGTATGTCATAAAAGCAACTCAAAGTAGCAACAGCCAATAACTGGCTCTGTTATGTTTGTCTCAATAACTGACAgatgaaaaaggaagaaatacgttaaaaaatatgaaacctcctggaatttaattaaaatgaccTGTAATTAATGTATTGTGAAAAGAAACAGGATAAATGAAATTTCTTAATAATACATGTACAGTTCAAAATAAGATGATATGATAGAAGCTAATAAAAAGCAGCATTATTTCACAACGGCTACATTATaactgtgcatgtgtttatttgatTGAATTGAGGGAAAACCTTCATTTTCATTGGTGCTGAGCTACAGacataataaatacagaaaacaacTGACATCAAATAGCAATAAAAGAAGAATACATAACTATATCAGTTAAAAACAAGGTAAAATTAACAATGCTAAAAAAAAGTAACTGTAGGAATTGacaatgaaacaaataaataaataagaataagaacaatttaaaaatgaaacgcAATGACAGTTACAATCAATGAAATTAGCAGTTAacttttttcaagtttttttgaAGCATATGACAAGTATGTGCAGAGTGAGCCATGTCATAATTCATTTGATCATAAgtatttgttttatctgtacTGAATGTTGATAACAATGAAGTAATCGTTGGTGGTCTGTGCCTTTAAGAGTTCTCCCGCGCTGGTTTACGAACACGGAAATTGACCGGAAAAGGCAGGAGTATTTCGCGCCAAATTGAAACAACGGACCAGACAGTCTGAGCAGTTGAACCGGACACTGCTTGTTAACTCCTCTGTCTGTATCCTCTCAACCAAGGTATGTAATTAGCTCATTTAATATCACGTATTTTGTTAGTTATACTTATAAAGCTCGTACTGGACAAGACGTACACGCTGTGCTCTCTGTGGTGTTTCGGGTTTTTTTGTTATAAAGTTGAGTTGAATCGTTTCTTTGTGTTCAGTTTAGTCACCATGGAAGAGGCCAACAAGCTGATCGGCGCGGGCAAGAAGCACCTGGTAATGGGCAAAGTGGTGGAGGCGGTGAGCGCCCTGCAGGAGGCCTGCGGCATGCTGTGAGTTAACTACCGCACAAAGACATACAATCAGATAACTAACTAACtgtctgtccacacacacacacacacacacacacacacacacacacacacacacacacacacacagaggcttcATACTCTGCTGAAGTGCTGTGACAGGGAGCATGTTGTAGGTCTTTTTAAGAgataaaatgaaactgaatatgACCCATGTgaggacaaaatgaaacaaGCTGTTAGTTGGAACAGAAACACTatgtaatgtgtatatatacaacACTAATAGTAATACAATAAAAGTGGTATCTTCTACTTGTTACCAAACATGAGTCACACAGAGTTTGCAGTTGTGGGCTGATTTCTCACaggtgtgtacatgtatgtaacCAGAGCTGTTTAGTTGACTAATCAACTGTTATTGATCGTTTTCAGAAATcagttattttgataattgagtaaaaattttttaagcaaaaatgcctaATATCTGACGGTtacagcttcttaaatgtgagaatctGAAACTTTTCTGTGTCGTACATGACTGTAAACTGGATTTTAGATTGTTCATCCGACCAAACAAGACATGTTAAGATGTCACCatgagctctaagaaattataacggacatttttaacaattttctgacatttttatagacaaaaatcAAGGgcgaaaaacagcaaatttatTGATACGAAAAACTTGTTGTAGCCCTACACACAACCAGAGAATATTTTATAAGTATTATGGAGTCGACAGGGAAATATGACAGTGTAATATGTTGACTACTTCACAGGaataaggtgtgtgtgtgtgtgtggtgtacaTTATAACCTTCACACACTAACTTACTGTTTCTAATGGTTTTTAGCCTTTTTATCTCAACAAGCTGTAACTGTCAATAACTGAAGAGCAACTTTTCTGAGCTGAAAAACTGGAAGCcagaatgaagcatttgttcatttttatttaactgaaGTAAAACTTTGattcctttttgttttcagagCTAAACAGTATGGAGACACAGCAGATGAGTGCGGAGAAGCTTTCTTCTGGTGTGGTAAAGCCTTGCTGGATCTGGCACGGTAAGCTCATCAATGATCagaatttcttttcttttttttttcttcacgtCAGGcttgtttcataaaaatatgtagtctacagtatgttgtctACAGTTTGTTGGTCATTGTGCAGTTAAGAAACTTGACTGATCCTGTTGTTGTAGGATGGAGAACTCCGTCCTCGGCAACGCTCTGGAGGGAGTCCCTGAGGGCGAggatgaagaaaaaacagaaaaagagtcCAATGTTGAGAGCACAGAAAGTGTTGATGGTGAGGAGATAGTGTAtttaataaaagtaattttactttttgtgctattgTATGCTGAGTATCAGTAGTAGCACTAATATTTTGCACTATGAAACATCTCAACAGAGAAGACCAGGGATGAGCTGAGGGTCCAGGTGTATGACGCCATGGCAGAGAAGAAAAACCAAGACGCAGAGAAAGCCGAAGGCAAGCAGAGCGCAGAGAAGAACGGTGATGCGGAGAAGCCCGAGGCTGcagagcagaaaacagaaaaggaaaaggaagagggagatgagaaaaagaagagcgACATCAGTGAAagcaaatctgatgaaaagaaggaagaagaacCAGCAGATAAGCCAGAAGAAGCTGAAGGTgacttttctttcctcttgaTTAGTTGTAATTACATGATGCCCGGTTCATCtaaacacacagtttttatGTCTCAGATggcgaagaagaagaagaagaagaggaggaggaagatggtgATGATGCAGAGATGGAGGGCGAGGCAGAAGGACAAGGTGAAGGAGACGAGGCTGCTGAAAAGGTACTTGACCGATCTGCTGGAGCACACAGCAGAATAACACATCAGGACACGGTGATGAAGTATCAGCAGATGTCGGGTTTTAAACTGGTGTCTGACTGGGTTTTCAGGACAGTGACGATGAGGAGGTGGGGAACCTGCAGCTGGCCTGGGAGATGTTGGAAGTGGCTAAAGTCATCTACAAAAGGTAACTGGAAGCATCAGCTGCGATTAAGATCTGAATTTAATAATGGCAGAGCTACAGCTTCCATattaacagatgtttttttttctttttttaaataaggaaAGAGGCGAAGGAGGATCAGCTCATGGCAGCCCAGACTCACCTAAAACTGGGTGAAGTTTCTGCTGAATCAGGTATGGTAGACTAACAAGTCACTGAATAATTTTGTGCTGTTGgttcattcatgtttgtaagCGACTGAGTGTGTCCGGCTCTGTTGTGAACACCGTTAAGGTCCTAAACATGTGCACGTTTAACTGAAATGTTGGCTGCCTACGTACAAGAATAACATCATTTGTGCAACAGCcaaatcataaacatggatGACACGGCTGTGCTGGCATACATGTCcaggattattttttttgtggaggTCAGCAGACAATACAGATGATAATTAGAACGAGAAGGAGACATGAATGTTTTTACCAGGCTGTGAGGTGCCGACACTGACTGATGACAGACAATATGTTTAGAGAagtgaagtgtttttaaaaaaaaaccaaaaaaaaaacccacatgaaTTCCGTTCTGACAGCGGTCACAGAGCCAGAGATGAGatatgaatcagatctacaACCACATATGCAAGTTGTCCAGAtcttgtatgaaaaaaaaaaaaaaaaaaatcagatttggtTTGTTTACACTTCCATGAAAAAATCAGATCTGAGTCAATCGGAGGCAACATCAGCATGTTATGTGAACATAGTCCATGTTTTTGTCAGGACCCTTaaaaatttttatttaatttaatttttttttttttaggagcaGCTTGAAGTGCTTTATACTGCATAtatttaaagacttttttttttttttttttttgaggattttgataattgatttacttttttcttttgatacAAGATTAAACATTCAGTAGTTTGACaccaaatgtgagaatttgctgtttttgttgtttttttttcattttgtttttaacatcacTTCTGCTCTAGGAAATGTTAATGGGCATTTTCACTGTATATTTAACTGTATTCTGAAATTTTACAGGCTATACAGTAAGTAGTCGTAAGGATAATCAATAGTGGAattgatgaaaataatccttagttgaaGCCCTAAATACTTTCTTTGGACTATACTGCAATTTAATAACAAAACAGGCATGTctggaaaaaacaaacctgattAAATTATCCTGTATATTTAAATTGCTGCTTCTCTTCCAGGAAACTACACACAAGCTCTGGAGGATTTCCAGGAGTGTctgaagctgcagctgaagCACCTGGACTCAGACAGCCGCCTGCTCGCAGAGACTCACTACCAGCTCGGTCTGACGTACAGCCTGAACCTCCAGTACAGCCAGGCCATCGAGGAGCTCAACAGCTCCATCACCGTCATAAAGAGCAGGCTGGGTAAGCTAGGTGTAGCTCATTatggcgcacacacacattttcacagtgAAGAGCTGTGTGTTTATGAACAGTTCACGGCTGAAGTGTTTTTGCTTTCGGGCTGAGTCACTACAGCAGCAGATGGTTCGACGGTTGTCAGTCGTTGCACGCTAACATGTCCACTGTGTCTGTCAGTAAAACTGCAGGAGCTGATAGACAAGGCCGAGGGCCCCGAGGCTCTGCCAGCTGAGAGGAaggagatggaggagctgaaggcTCTGCTGCCAGAGATCCAGGAGAAGGTGGAGGACGCCACTGAAGGCCTGAAAACGGCGAGCACAGACGCTGAGGCTATGAAGGGTGTACTGGTGAGCGAAGGACTGAGTAGTTTTTAAATAAGCTGTCAAGAGACGACGATTTGTGAAGTCACTATGATAAACAATCAATAGATTACtctatagtgagcagtaaatgGTTAATATGTGGCCGTGTAAATGATCAGTTGCACTATCACTGATAGATGTAGTGTAGTATGCAGAACAGAAGTCACGTCTATCAAATGTGAAGCTGcactgtggggttttttttttttttttttagttttagtacATGCTGTGGATGCTCATCTGTTGGAACTAAATGTGCACCAGTGAGCAAATAGAGTATTTGGATACTCGGGGAGAGACTGGTTGAATACTGGCTCTTGGTGTAGAAGTGAAgagacatttggagatttcctTATCCGCTTCTTATATAGGAAACCCACACATGACGTACTGCACTCAACACACTCGTGACCCTGTTCAAGAGGGCTGTCACAAGTTCATCTCCAGGCATCACAAACAGACTTGTGTCAGCAACTCTAGTTTCACACACGTCGTACTAAACCACAGTTTCAGTTCAGAGTCTGCCACACTCACTCTTTACGTCATCACAAATACAATTTCAATTACACTAACATCAATTTCTCCTTTGCATATGTATCGGTGTGCAAAAGTCAACTGTTTTAAAAGCTTAATTTTATCTCTTATTTTAATGTCAGGATGGAGGCTCCACTTCCTCTGCGTTCCCCGCCTCCACTGCACAGAACGCGGACACTTCCTCCACTTCAAAAGTAAGTCGCGTACTGAAGATACGATGTGTGAAAACatacttaaataaacaaattggTGGTAGAATATTATGATTGTATCTTCGTTTTCACTCTGTCTTCTTACCGATGTCTCTTGATTATTTCCCACCCAGATTAACGGCACATCAACCAATGAGGTCAGCTCTACCAACGGACACGCCACCACAGCTCCGGTCTCAAACATCTCCCACCTGGTCAGAAAGAAGGTCAGTGACCTACAGTTAGATGAACGTTGGACGCAATGACAGGAGTCACGTATATTCATAGAATGTTAAAATATATTGATCTCTAGCAGTTTAGTCTCATTCGCACCCGTCTGTGTTTCAGAGGAAACCAGAGGAGAGTCCAGTGAAGGAGGGTGTGGTCAAGAAGGTGAAGCAGGACGACGCTCAGACTAACGGAGTAGAGGAGCCTCGTACTAACGGCGTTCACAAAGCCAACGGAGACACTAACGGACACACCAACGGTATGGAGGTGGAGAGGTAAGAGATGCAGTTGTCAGACAAAGCTTTTAGTTTAGTTGCTGTTGGGTTggaaatgtttccagctgctgTGGGTTTAACTGaaactcatctttttttctcttgcagTAAGTGAAGCGGGTTTTTAAGCCACGAAGAAGAAATCCACCAACACGCCAAGCTCTTACTGCCGCTACACTCGTTTGCTGTTGTAAATATGTGTATCTTTTTCTATGCCTGTTGTATGGGTGTTTTGTCCACATATGTAACCTATAAAAGTTCAATAAAGAATATTGTTTCATAAAACTTTGTTGTGAAATCATGCCAGTAGTGAAAACTGAAAGGATTcctattcatattttcattttactgtttattaaAAGTGGCTATGAGGGTATTATACATAATTTAGGTCTGGATTTGAGCGATGGGAATAGTCGATCAGCAGTCATACACAAGTGACTGTAGTGACAAACACTTGTCACTGCCCACAAACTCTAGGATGAACAAAACTATCTGAACTGGAGGCTTCTTTTGCATTGATGGTTTCTTTTAAACCTGGGCTAAACTGTCCTATTTCTACTAATACTGCTTGTGTTCAATACATAGACACccctacatacacacaatacagagttccaaatgagaaaatgtcctttaacactgaaattgaaccTCATTGTCTGTTAattcataaatcaaaatgtatttcaccTTATTTATTTGAGGAGTGTGACTACTTGGAGTGCAGGCGtaactgtgatgtcatcacaggtTTACGCCAAACAGTGATTTCTGGTGGGTTTACGCCCACCAGAAATCACTGGTAAAAAGGAAGAATTCCAGTTTAGTTTACTCAATTCCGCATAAAATACAACAAGCCTTCAGTTCTCCGAAGTTCTTCATTATTGTTTCAGCATCCcacatttaaacagcattttgaaaaatattcagCTTCTTTAAAACTTGACAACTTGTCTCACCAGACATGAATAAATTAATCTTTCAAGCATAAACAAAAGATAACTAATATGGAGGGCTGGGGTTGGTCTGAAGTTTTACTTACGTTTGACTGTATGCAGGAGGGTCTCTGAACTAAAACCTTGAAATATATGGATGAACTTTAAATGATTTCCCTAACAGGTAATTTGAGGCTGGTTTGGACTCAGGTGTTCACTTCATTTGGCTGATTAAACCTCTCCTCAGGACTTCTTGTGCTTGATTGAACTCCACCATCtgtagttttgtttcttttgaataTGTATGTTGGTGACCTCGGCATAGCTGTGCCCTTCACCGACCCGAGAGGTCTAATGAGCCGAGATAACTGTAAATACCAGTCTGGGCATCAGGGCCCTGTGTTGTGAATTCTGGTTCACTGGGACACCTAAATGGAATgaagccatcgttaatgttaatcacacctctgctgctgtgtttgcagTGAAAAAGGTCAACATCTAGAATTTTCCAAAAAAGAAAGCCGCCTTTTAAGTTTGTCtacatgttttgtatgtttttagtgGACGACTATACAATTTCATGCATGTACTCACAGATGATTATCTAATGAAAGTGTcgtgtttttaaaaagcttctGAAAGCCTGCATGTTTGCAAATCTGAGCACTTAAAAATCGGCATGATTAAATTCTGCTTCCCTTTATAACATTATTTCCTCAcacaatttcattttcaatattACAATTCAATATTATTACTTCTGCAGAGCTATCATTTTAATTACCAtcttcattaaaaagaaaaaaccccaacaaatCAAAGTACTAAGTCAGTGCAACTGTCAAGAAATCGTATATCTTAAGAATTTGGATGATGGAGAATCTTCACACATTTGTGgatatcacatttttttaaatcaaggcttGGACTAATCTAGAGAACCGGTTTTTAAGCTATACCAGTTGCATTCagcacaaatattttttgtagaaaatgttACTTTAGTAGTTCTTGGCACAAGAAGACAGTTGCTGACTAGTCGTCCAGTAAGAACTCGCATCCCTTCAAAACAGCAGCTTTTGTAGTATTGTGCAACTCCAGCTGACAGGACTCAGGTGCATCGATGTGAACTGATCTACAGAAAGTCAAGTCCATGTGGACTCAA of Thunnus thynnus chromosome 12, fThuThy2.1, whole genome shotgun sequence contains these proteins:
- the LOC137193856 gene encoding histone-binding protein N1/N2-like isoform X2 → MEEANKLIGAGKKHLVMGKVVEAVSALQEACGMLAKQYGDTADECGEAFFWCGKALLDLARMENSVLGNALEGVPEGEDEEKTEKESNVESTESVDEKTRDELRVQVYDAMAEKKNQDAEKAEGKQSAEKNGDAEKPEAAEQKTEKEKEEGDEKKKSDISESKSDEKKEEEPADKPEEAEEEEEEEEEEDGDDAEMEGEAEGQGEGDEAAEKDSDDEEVGNLQLAWEMLEVAKVIYKRKEAKEDQLMAAQTHLKLGEVSAESGNYTQALEDFQECLKLQLKHLDSDSRLLAETHYQLGLTYSLNLQYSQAIEELNSSITVIKSRLVKLQELIDKAEGPEALPAERKEMEELKALLPEIQEKVEDATEGLKTASTDAEAMKGVLDGGSTSSAFPASTAQNADTSSTSKINGTSTNEVSSTNGHATTAPVSNISHLVRKKRKPEESPVKEGVVKKVKQDDAQTNGVEEPRTNGVHKANGDTNGHTNGMEVESK
- the LOC137193856 gene encoding histone-binding protein N1/N2-like isoform X1, with the translated sequence MEEANKLIGAGKKHLVMGKVVEAVSALQEACGMLAKQYGDTADECGEAFFWCGKALLDLARMENSVLGNALEGVPEGEDEEKTEKESNVESTESVDEKTRDELRVQVYDAMAEKKNQDAEKAEGKQSAEKNGDAEKPEAAEQKTEKEKEEGDEKKKSDISESKSDEKKEEEPADKPEEAEDGEEEEEEEEEEDGDDAEMEGEAEGQGEGDEAAEKDSDDEEVGNLQLAWEMLEVAKVIYKRKEAKEDQLMAAQTHLKLGEVSAESGNYTQALEDFQECLKLQLKHLDSDSRLLAETHYQLGLTYSLNLQYSQAIEELNSSITVIKSRLVKLQELIDKAEGPEALPAERKEMEELKALLPEIQEKVEDATEGLKTASTDAEAMKGVLDGGSTSSAFPASTAQNADTSSTSKINGTSTNEVSSTNGHATTAPVSNISHLVRKKRKPEESPVKEGVVKKVKQDDAQTNGVEEPRTNGVHKANGDTNGHTNGMEVESK